The genome window GCGAGTAGCATTACGCTCCACAGGGTCACCCATCGGGCCGATGGACTGATAAGCAAAGTTAAGATTGTCCGGGAGGATATCATCTGGCATACGCTCATTGGTGAAATCGCGGACTAAAGCGACCAACCCTTATCACGCTGGTGGAGCACCAACACGTTTATCCCCGGATATCGGAGCCCACCTGCCGATAGAGACACAAGTATGGGGTAGATACAAAACAATTGATAGGCTATCAGGTCTATCGGTCGAGAGGTTATTGATTATATATGCTAACTCAATGTCGAAGTTACTGCACAGTAGGTACATATGACAAGAATTCATGCAGCAATCCAAATGACCGTCACTACCCAGACACCGGAAACCCTAAGCAGCCAGAAAACCCGGCTTCTGGCCCGCCAAAataccatcaccaacacagCCGGCTACTCCGGGACCAACCTGCAAGCCAACCTCCTCATTCTGCCCGAGAAATACAGCCAGGACTTCCATAACCTCTGCCTCCGCAACCCCGTAGCCTGCCCACTGTTAGGGATCAGCAGCATCCCGGGAAACCCCCACAAAatctccccaacaccatgcATCCGTAACAGCGACTTTGACATCCGCACCGACTGTCCTGCATACCGAGTGTACAAGCACGGGAAATGCATCGCGGCCAACAAACGTGATCTTCTGGACCTATGGTCTACGAATGATGACGAACAACAAAGTTCAGAGAACTACACAGCCTTCCTCCTAGGCTGCTCCTACAGCTTCGAAGCGGCTCTCTGCAATGCCACCCCGCCCCTAACCCCAAGACACCAAGTAACCAACACCCTCGTGCCAATGTATCGCACCTCTCTGCCTCTCTCGCCTGCAGGGATCTTCACCAACACAACATGTACCGTGTCGATGCGCCCATACCACGAATCAGAGGTCGAGCGGGTGCGGGACATCACGCGCCCGTATCTGGCCACGCACGGGGAGCCGATTGCTTGGGGCTGGGATGCGGTGAAGCGCTTGGGCATTCGGGATATTCATGATCCGGATTTTGGGGATAAGGTTgagtttggggagggggaggtgccTGTCTTTTGGGTATGCAAGATATactttcttattcttctttttgtttaCTCCCTTGCGTTTTGATGAAGTGTATGTGGAGTATGCTAATGCGGGATCATGGTTAGGCGTGTGGAGTGACGCCACAGATGGCGGTCGAGGCAGCCGGGGAGAAGATTGATGGGTTGGTGTTTGCGCATGAGCCGGGACATATGCTGGTTACGgattgggtggtggaggatctggagaggttgaaggaggggatcGCGGCTTTCCGAGCAAAGATCTGATGGTACTAGACATACACTATAGAAAGACTCGTTATGAAGCGAATAGCGTCGTGGATACTAGAACAATGCTTTACATTGAAAGATGCATTAAAAACAATCCTTCATCACACTTGACAACTCCTCCCCATAATCGTACCGCTGCCACCCGGCATCAAATCCCTCGGGCGCCATGCCCATAATCTGCGTCTCGAGATTCCCCACCGCTTCGAACCACTCCATTAGCTCGCGCGTCATCTGCGCCCCGTCCAGCGGTGACTGCTCCTGCGTGCCTGTTGACTGGCTCGGTGCGACCTCCACCACGTTGCCAAGGTCCCCTCTCTCCGCTGGCACTGCAgcgcctcctctccactcgGGCTCTGGTTGACTCTGCACCGGCCGATGCATGAGCTGTGGACCCAGCTTCCTTAAGCTTCGAATCGACTTCCACAACCGCTGCGAAATATACGACCTCGTCGAGAAGCCTTTGATCAGCTCCAGGGCCATGTAAAACTCTTCCTTGCAAATGGTACTAAAGTGGGTAGGAGCCTGCGTAACAGCCAGAAAGACCACCGCGACAGCAGACACCAGAAACCAGTTAAAGGTCACCTGCTGCAAGCGATAGATGTCCGTCGTCTCGTTCAGATTGGTGATGAATCGGATCGACTCCTTGGCCAACTCTACCACGGTCTGTGACTCTGCAGGATACTTGGCGATATGTGCCGCTGAGTGCAGCACAGGTCGATGGATCAGCATGCGCAGCTGATTCGCCCTCAAATACAGCAGAGACCGCAAGCGACGCAAGCTCCGTGGCTCCTCGTGGACGTTATCCGAGTTAATGCTCAACACGGGCGGGATGTCTGCCGTCCATCGCTGGACTTGCCAATCGAGGtaattcatctcctccttcttgatctcattggtgttgttgaaggCCGAAATGAACTTCCACACTTTCGCTGCAATTCGACTATAGCGAATCATGACACGCAGGTAGGGCGTTTTTTCCTCCGGCTCAGGTAGCCACGGGTCAATGTCGCTGTCCTCAAGGGAGAAGGGCATGCCGGTGCCGAAGCTCCAGCGGATGTCGAGAATGTAAATCAACCAGAAGAGTCGGAGGACGCGGTCTTTGCCTGCCTTGGCTATGGATGGCTGGCTGAGGGTTTCGCGGCGGTGAAGGCCTCGTTCGAGACACATGCGCTCAACGATACCGATGGTGCGCCAGGCGAGGGTTTCTTCGTCGATTTGGAAGTAGAAGATGGCCTACAACTATTCAGACACATTTCTGAATATAGGGCATGGGTGTACTCACCACCAACGTTAAGAAAATGATGTTCTTGATCCCCGCTACTCCCCAGACAAAGTTATCCGCCACTTCTCGGACACTCTCGAACAAGCTCAGAGCCAGGGCACTGCTTCCCGCTGCCTCGGCCGTAAGCGCACAAGCAAACACCAGGCGCAGAATATGCACAGCGGTGCTATCCAACTGCTCTTCGTTGCCCTGGACAACGGGTACCCGGGGCCACGACTCTGTCCCGTACAACAACTCCACCTGATGCAGGAGCTGCGATAAGTCTAGCACAGGATACATAACTCCCATTTCTTCCTCGTACACGCGACACAGCCGCAACGCTTCACTTTTCCCGATGGTCCACAGTGGATCACCGGACGGATGATGGCGCGTGCGTGGCGGCGACGCAGCCACAGCCATAGGGATCACCTGAGAAGGGGCCGTATCGGCCTCGTCGCCATCAACATCGCCGTCTTCAGCATCCGCGACATCGGGATGTTCTTCGACGATTCCGCGACGCTGGAGGCTGGATTTCGCTAGGTCCAGACTGTACGCGGAGGTGGTTGGGCCTTGAAAGACGGATTCTTTTTCCTTGATGGAGGAGTGCCGCCGGAAGGGTCGCTGAGATGCTACGTCCGACCGCGGcagtgctgttgctgttgagaCGAGGGTGTTTTGCGTCAAGGCGTGCACAGCTGTGGTGAGAGAGGTGATTTGCTCTTGCATAGCTGCCATTTGAGTCAGGAGACGGTCGAGAGTTTCACTGGTTCATGTTAATCATGTTTCTTGTCTACATCTCTCTTAAGGTCTCGTACTGGTTCTCTCCGCTGGTCTCTGTTCGCGGCGGCGACTCGTACACACAGTCGATGCGCTGGCGACCACATCGCTGACAGGGGGACTGCCCATTGCATTTGATTTTGCGACGCTTGCATTCATTACTAGAGAGTAGGTTAGATGCGATCGATGGATGCTTTCGAGTAGCTAAGGGGGAGCAGCAGTACCAAGCTTTGGCGATGTATTTGCGACGGCGTTTGCGCGGTCGGGCCTCGTCCCGATCGCCGAGATCGTCGTCTGGCGGTCGCTCCCACGACTCGAGGGGATGGCTGTCCATGTTGCGGCAGTGCCCTGGTGGGTAGGTATCCAGAAGACAACGACGAGACTGTCTTGGAAGGGAAGCAAGAATGCAGAGTCGAAAAGATGGAGGAACGATGCTGAGAAGCAGCGAATCCAGCGATGCATCATTGGATGGGCGGCGGTGAAGGAGCGCCGATCGGCCACCACGGCGGGGTTCCGCAGTCTAGTTCGCAGCCATTGCTTTAGTACGAGAATCTCTCGGGTTGTTATTCGtcaatggagatgatggctgACAGGCTACAGTGGGACATGATGCAGTTCCTCGGCTGAAGGTGGGTTCAATGGGTTGCTTTGCTCGCTACGTGTCCTTCGTAACAGAGTTGCACCGTGTCACCCCTTGCAGGTGGGATTCTAATGCCACGGAGAAAGTTTGTAGATAAATCGATAGATAGAGAGAAAAGATAGGTCACAGGTCAAGGCAGCATTCtactatgtatatatacatcCAGAATCATAAAAAAATATCGTCAACTAGGGAACCCTTTACAAATCTTTGGTCCGCTCATCGCTTTCCACAATCCACTGCTGCAGCTTCACCGGATCCCTCGGCTTAAAGCCCACCTTGAATGGCTTGGGCTCCGTCGTCAATCCCGTAGGGATCTCATTGCACTCCAGTGCATCCAGGATAGGCCGATCCGCCAGATCGCGGGACGGGTGCATGGTGAATGCGGTGATCAACCGAATGTAAGCCGTGAAGAGCTCGCGGTTGGCCAGATGAGAACCGGCACACATGCGCGAACCAGCGCCGTAGCCATAGTGCGGCGTGCCAGAACCCTCACCGACATCCAGATAGCGCTCAGGAATGAACTTTTCCGGCATCTTGAAATGGTCTTCGTCGTAGTCGGCGGCCCAGGCGTTCTGATGGGGTTAGCAGTCGCGTAGTGATAGGGGAAGGTAGTGTCCAAACTCACCATGAAGAAGGTCGTTCCGGCAGGAATAGTCGCGCCGTTGTACTCGATATCCTTGGTGCTCTCACGGGGCAGGCAGATGGGAATGACCGTCCAGAAGCGGAGAGTCTCGCGGACCAGCGCGCTCACGTAGggcaccttctcctccaccagacaTTTCTCCCACGCATCTCCATTGGGGTAGACCTTCATGATTTCATCGTAAGCCTTTTGCTGGATCCGCTGGCCGTCCTCGGATGCCAGATAAGCGATGCCCATGACCAGGTTTCCAGGGACAGTGTCCAGTCCGGCAGAGACCATGGTGACGCAGATGGATTTGATCTCGGCTGGTAGGTGTTAACAGATACTCTAGTCGGGGGGAAACAGTGGGACTATTCACCTTCGTTCAGCTTGGCCTCAGGGTCCTTCAGAATGTTACCGGTGATGCATGGCTTGTCAGTGCCCTTGGCAATACGGTCCTTGAGAATCTCCAGCAAATAGCTCAGATACTTGTCGCGGCGCTCGCGGAACTCCTGTGCCTCACGGTTCTGCTTGGGGAAAATACGAAGCAGAGGGATGTAGTCCTGCCAGTTGTTGCTGGTACTGCGGAAGTTGGCGACACCACGCTCGACATTAACAATCTCATGCAGCAGCTCATCGTTGACATTGCCTTCGATACGGAATCCGTAGTTGAGAGTAAGACTGGTGTTGAGGGCGAAGCGCTGGAAGTAAGCCTTGGGGTTGATATCGCGGGTGCCGTTCTGGCTGTCCTTGAACAATTCCTTGATACTGGCAGTGCATTCGAGGTCGATAATGGGCATGTAGGATTGCACGGCAGGGCGGTTCAGCGCGGTGGCGGCCGCCTTGCGACGACGCTTGCAGGATTCATCCCAGGGCGAGGTACCGATGGTGAAGCCCTGCGAGGAAGATACGACGCTGTGGAAGGTGTGGAAGGTGGGACGGGAGATCAGGGCAGACTGGTCTTTGATCCAGAGCTGGCGGACAGAGTCGAAGCTGTTGGCGAAGACGACGCGCtggaaagaagcaaggaaaggGCGGGTCAGGAACAGGAACCGTttaaatcaatcaaatctCCGATCGCATATTTCACGTACCTTGTTGCCCATACGGACTTGGAACACAGGGCCAAATGACTTGGCCCATTTCCGGGCGACGATGGCATGTTGAGTGCccagctggaggagattgccAAAGAGGGGCACACCGGGGATTTCGGGGATGCCCTTAATCTTGGGCACATCGGTGCGGTTCATGTAGCGCACCAGGAAGTAGACCACCGCCGCAGCGGCGATAAGAATCGTCTGGATAGCCATGATTGTGGTGTAGACGATGTGATATGGATTCTTCAATTTCAGGGAAGAATGCGAGCGATGCGAACCCTTTATAAGTATGCTGACCGCAATGCAGCTGTCCTcggctggtgatggtggatacgATATCTGGAGGACAGCCACCCGCCGTCATTCCTACGGCTCCATTTCCGGCCGAGCAACATGTCCAAGCTTTGGCTGGTCCAGTCTGATAGTCTGGGCGCACTTTACCTTTCACTTTCCCCGCACTACCGCTCCAATCTTTGGCAATCGGCGGCCCGACATTGGCTTTCCACTCATGGCCCCAGTGCGGCATTTCGGAATGTCCTTCCGCACTGCGGTTGGCTGCGGAACCCTCCCTCCCGTAGTTGTTGTCTCCTGCAGCCgagagatgatgatcttcGCCTTCGCTGGCTCGGAACGATAGGATGAAAATAGATTGCAGAGTCCAGTATTTACATCGAGCGCTGTCTATTGTTACGTAAATGCGTCGGTACCATCTCTGCAGCCATATCggcaaaatatatatagtatcgtTGTACTCTGCACCTCTGAGGATCCATTCATCCCAAAATATATTCCCGCACTTAGTTTAGTTCTAAGACACTTCACAATATGATGATTACTACTTATTTTGGTACTTGActtgatactactagtagtaccaTCGATTCAAAGCAAGGATGCCTTGATTTACCTCAGCTGTAAGGAATGATCTGGATTGGAGTGTCATGTTCTACTCAGGGTCTGCCAATGCAACTATGTAAATCCTGAGGTCTACCCTAACTGTTTTCAGATAAACAGTCCTACCAAGACCTAACCGGAAAGCCATGAACAACAGAAAGAGGAGTCGaagcgaaaagaaaaagacactCTAGAAATTTCTTCACAATTCTCCCTGCACTGCTGCATCATCTACCACTCTGAAACGTTTATGCCCTTTTCACATTTTGTTATTCAAGGCCGACGTGGCCGCCGAGGTGCGCCAGGATGATAGTAAGGGTTCGGTGCAAGATACGCGCCTCCAGCATTCTGTTCAATGATATTTCCGTACGTCTTGATATCATCTTCGGAGAACGCCCAGCTGTTTCCGTTCTTCATGGTATGAGAGGGGAGGGCCTACATCACTTAGCTCAATCACACTGACACAAGATGAAGTGGGACTTACCCGATCCCATTTGTCATGGTACACATGATAATCGCGAGACCATGCGGAAATGTATTCCAAATAATCGAGACACATCTAGTGTCTCTCTCCGTAGCCATCCGCACTTCCCCCATCGCCATAGAACCAGTATAGACGCTCATGGTTGATGAGAATCGCCCACTTGCCCATGGTTCTATTGCCGTAACCTGCGTACCATTACATGGTGATGAGAATATTATAAGGCACTAAGGGTATATTTCTGCAACGATTGTTTTATACTTTGTCATATAAGAAAAGGAGTTGGTGGGTGCGATACTTCGTTGAGGGACATGGTGTGAATATTCCCGTTTTCATAGACATCTTCCAGCACCCGATCAGGATCTGATCGCAGATAGCTGTAAATTCACGAAGGATATAGATCGATGGTGAAGAGGTTGAAGGGGTATCTATTTCATGTCCAAGGGGCAATGTGATGTTCAGTGTGATTGGCCTATACTATCTACGCATGGGCCGCCTGTTCACAAAGACGGCATTTTTTAGCTCACCACTACGCTACCAGTATGCTAAAATGGGTCATGATCACCCTGATGTTACATCTCTCAGCTTTCAATCACAACTTCAATGTGATAGAAATGGTCAGTATAAATACTGCAATAACGAATCAGATAGGCGATAATGCCATCTCTCAGCTCCCGCTCTACTCACAAATTGCGGAATTGGCGATGATCGCTACCACAATAGGGATGTTCATCTCTCAGTTCCCTGCTGTGGTGTGTGCAAACATAGTTAGTGATTCTAAATTCCAACTTAATATCCAAGTATAGCTGAAAGTGTCTGATGCCCATGATCCAGATCCCTGTATAACCATGATGTCATATATCAAATGGCAGATGACAGAACCTCACCTGATGTCCTTTGCAAATAGGAGTACTCCTTTGCACTACACAAGAGCAAAACATATGAACCCACTACAGTCCTGTTCAGACTTGGAGGTCTCGCACTTCACGAACGGCATAAATACGCAAATGACCATATGTTGAATTAGTACCTTCCCCGAGTATCCCTTGGAAAGCTGTCTAACCACCGAAGGAGGGACAGCTCTTCGGCTGACCTAGGATACGGACAACCGCGGAATCGACTGATGAATCCTTGTCCTTTCGTACATACATCCAGGCCTGTCTACCCATTCCCCCCTTATCATACCGCATTTTACAATACGTGATCCATTTACATCTTTACTGCTTTTACATGTGGGGGGTTCTAGGCGAGGGATATTAATACATCCTGAATAATTCGATTATACCATGGCAATGGGTCTGAATAAGCACTAAGCATACCAACACCGGCAGAACTACACCCGAAAGATCGACAGGACTTTGCAGATAAGTGAACCTTGTTTTATTCCACATACATTGAAGTACACGTGGCCCGACGCCCTGGTAGGACAGCACATCAagcggaaaaagaaaaaagcaaaacggGTATCTATGCATACACGCGGATCTTAAACGTCAATCATGGCGTCATTCGGACCAGCCAAAAAAGGAAACTCCGACCAACTGCACCCTCATATACCTTTACCGCAAGCCAGGCGCTTAGGCCATGGATGTCTTGCGCGAGATGGTGACCTGACTGGACCGACGGACGGCTGCGTGCCGTTGCCGGTCCGCTTCTAAAGTCTGGGCGAACTTGCTTCGGGCCCGGATCTCAGGTCCCTTCCAATAGAAAATGTAAATGGGGACTGTAACCAGGACGGACAAGCAGCCAAGAATGGTGCTCGCCCATTGTAGATGAAATCGGCCACCGATATTGGTGTACATGGGTGTTGCGTACATGGCTGAGAGTCCGGCGAGCAGATCTCGTGCAAACCCGTTGCCTCCCGTCGCAGACGCAGAGTATTCTCCATACGCGGCAACCATGTAGTCGATGGTAGCCATGTAGATGCCGTAATTAGCAATAGCTATGAGGAACACAAATACTAACGGTACGATCCAGTGGGTGTACTCGGGGCCCATAGAGGTCCAGGCGAATCCAAACAGTCCAATCGTTTCAAGAGGCGCAATGAAGAGCAAAAGTAGAAGGCGTCGCTCAGCGTACCGAGAGGCATTTCCCTCCCGGCGTCGGACCAGGCGTTGACGGTAGATGTCGGGTAGGAAAATACCGTAGGCAAACAAGTAGCCGATCACAATGGCAACGAAGCACAGACCGATTTGGACGGCATTGAACCCCCATTGTGCGAAGACTAAAGAGAACGACTCAATGCAGGTGAAGATGAGCGCATCGGAGAAACCGGAGAGCAAAGATAGAAAGAGCACAATAGGTTCACAGAGGAACATTTCGAAGGGTCGGCGCCAAACGTGTAGGACCTCCTTGATGTTGAGTCGTGAGGGCTTCAGCTCGTTCGGTCCATACACATTAGGATCCTCGCCGGTTTGTCGTCGGCGTTTAGCCTCTCGGTCAAGAAGAATCGTCGATCGAGTTTCACAGACAAGGAAAAAGTGCAGGAGCTGAGTAGCACCGCCAAAGATAAGCTGGATCCAGAAGTTCCACCGCCAGTTCAACCACTGCTGCATCATTCCGCCAAATATCGGTCCAATGGTGGTGCCTCCCACGGAGGACAAGACCACATAAGCGACAGCAAAGCCCTGATCATCCGGCTCCCACATGTCAGCCGTCATCCCAAGAGTCACAGAGCCGCCTGCAGAGCTAATACCACCAAGGCCACGACAGACAACCATCGTTGCGAAGTTAGGAGCAAGAGCACACGGTATCTGCCAGATATTCACGAACAGTAGACTGAGCTGCATTATCGGCCACCGGCCATACTCCTCACTCCATGGGGCCCACAGTTCACAGCCAAAAGCATATGTGACTAAAAAGATCATTTGGCCTACTCGGGCGGCCTGTTCACTGATATTAAAGTGTTCGGAGAGTTGCGGGACGGCGTTGGAGTAAGTGCTGCTGTTGAAGTTCATCGACATTTGcacgacgaagatgaccgTAAGGATTGTCCATTTTTTGTACCATGGGAAACAGAAGCCCAGCTTCTCGTAGCAGTCGTCTTCGGTAAGTTCTCGTTTCACGGGGCCGTGAAACTTCCCTTGAATTTCACTATCATCATCTGGCTGGGTGGCATGCTCTGCATGCATATTCCCAGGTTGGCTCGTAGAACTGAAAGCCCCCTCCTTTCCTGAAGGCTTCTCTAATAGCTCCTTTGTATCCATGATGAGAAAATTGTTTCTTAGGTGATCCAAAGAAACACTGCCGTTGTGGGATTCATGGAATATATCTCGAACAAGGAACTGGCCAAGACAGCAAGGCCAAATAAAGGTCGGGCGAGGTTATAGTCCTGTACCAGTAATAGAGAGCGCCGGGCAAGAACAAGGAACTGGAAGGTGGGTAGGTTTGGTatggatggagaaggccaTAACAGGAACAAGGCGAGCGTCTTATATAGTAGAATCACATACTTCAGCCCTGCAGGCCCAACATCGGAGTTGAAGGTGGCCGACTGCACCGCTCTAGGAAAAGCAATGGTGGCACGACGTCATGAACGTCGGAGTATCCGAGGAAACGATTGTAGCGTGTAGCACTAGGCGTAGGGAGGGTGCAGCTCCGATATCGATCGATCGCCGTGGGGCCACGGCCGGGACTCAATGAAAATGCCTGGAACACTCTGGATTAACTTTCATTGCTTCTCTCCACCATTCCTGCGTTGATGAGGGCTAGCCGCACATGGCACACTCAAGTGACACAATGCACTGCGCCTTGTACCCAACGCCTGCAAAGTCTCGCCcttgaaaaaagaaagcaagaattTGACAATTTCTATGACAAATGAGCTCGAGTTACACACCATCACCGTCGGCATTACCCCGTGAGATTTTCAGTACCCAAGCCATCGAATACCTTTGATAGAGACGTTGGGTTGTCGCGCCAATCAGCGGCTCGAGCGCTTGTCGGGGTACCCAAAGCGGTAGTCCGGCCACCGACCGCATCCCAAACCGAAGACGTCGTTTGGTCCATcccatcttcaaccaccaaccatgACGCCATTCCAGAGGCAAAACCCTTGACAAATCCGGTTTGCATGGGGATATCCACGTTCTTACTGCATGTAACCCTGCAGCATGGCTATCCATGGACAGGCAAAGCGACCTATCGCCTGACATGAACCTGCTATGATTGAACTAGATGGGCATGTTCAACGTTGAGAATGGTAATGCCTGGTGTGAGTAGAATAGAATCACTTCATGGGGCGAGCAAATGGCATCACTTGCTCTAGAACATTGCCCGTTCGAAATCGTGCACCGCCACATTCCTGGGGGGCTACTTCTAGACAACCTACACTCAAGACTCCTTACCGTCGACATTGTGTAGGGTACTTCCTAGCCATTGCTTCATATCCCTTGCTTCTGAGGATGGGGATCGGTAACAGCGCATTTCCGTCGTCGCGTGGCTTCCGGAAAAGAGACCGAGCGAGTGTCATTGACAACCGAACAGCAAGACAACATGTAGCCTGCGATAAAGGGTGTCGGCAGCCAATCGCGTTCAAGTATGTATTCACGATGTCCTCTGACAGGTCAATGACTCTGCCTTTCTAGCATCTTCTTGCCGTTACCACTACATTCATAACGTGATGCATCTGGTAGCACAATAACCACCATGCCGGGATTGCCAAGGTGTTGACCGAGCCGAAAACGTGTCGGGCCGGCATCGGCAGGGCTGCTGCAACAGTTTTCTTACGGAATGTAACCTAATCTTAGTGATGGCGTACAGGCCGTCCAATCATTCGCCCACGGAGATGACAGGAAGTATGAATCGAAAAGCC of Aspergillus luchuensis IFO 4308 DNA, chromosome 7, nearly complete sequence contains these proteins:
- a CDS encoding uncharacterized protein (COG:G;~EggNog:ENOG410PHMI;~InterPro:IPR020846,IPR011701,IPR036259;~PFAM:PF07690;~TransMembrane:8 (i196-214o226-247i303-330o336-361i382-402o408-432i453-473o479-502i);~go_function: GO:0022857 - transmembrane transporter activity [Evidence IEA];~go_process: GO:0055085 - transmembrane transport [Evidence IEA]); the protein is MDTKELLEKPSGKEGAFSSTSQPGNMHAEHATQPDDDSEIQGKFHGPVKRELTEDDCYEKLGFCFPWYKKWTILTVIFVVQMSMNFNSSTYSNAVPQLSEHFNISEQAARVGQMIFLVTYAFGCELWAPWSEEYGRWPIMQLSLLFVNIWQIPCALAPNFATMVVCRGLGGISSAGGSVTLGMTADMWEPDDQGFAVAYVVLSSVGGTTIGPIFGGMMQQWLNWRWNFWIQLIFGGATQLLHFFLVCETRSTILLDREAKRRRQTGEDPNVYGPNELKPSRLNIKEVLHVWRRPFEMFLCEPIVLFLSLLSGFSDALIFTCIESFSLVFAQWGFNAVQIGLCFVAIVIGYLFAYGIFLPDIYRQRLVRRREGNASRYAERRLLLLLFIAPLETIGLFGFAWTSMGPEYTHWIVPLVFVFLIAIANYGIYMATIDYMVAAYGEYSASATGGNGFARDLLAGLSAMYATPMYTNIGGRFHLQWASTILGCLSVLVTVPIYIFYWKGPEIRARSKFAQTLEADRQRHAAVRRSSQVTISRKTSMA
- a CDS encoding DUF1445 domain protein (COG:S;~EggNog:ENOG410PHXD;~InterPro:IPR009906,IPR038021;~PFAM:PF07286), which produces MTRIHAAIQMTVTTQTPETLSSQKTRLLARQNTITNTAGYSGTNLQANLLILPEKYSQDFHNLCLRNPVACPLLGISSIPGNPHKISPTPCIRNSDFDIRTDCPAYRVYKHGKCIAANKRDLLDLWSTNDDEQQSSENYTAFLLGCSYSFEAALCNATPPLTPRHQVTNTLVPMYRTSLPLSPAGIFTNTTCTVSMRPYHESEVERVRDITRPYLATHGEPIAWGWDAVKRLGIRDIHDPDFGDKVEFGEGEVPVFWACGVTPQMAVEAAGEKIDGLVFAHEPGHMLVTDWVVEDLERLKEGIAAFRAKI
- a CDS encoding cytochrome P450 (COG:Q;~EggNog:ENOG410PJG6;~InterPro:IPR001128,IPR002401,IPR036396;~PFAM:PF00067;~go_function: GO:0005506 - iron ion binding [Evidence IEA];~go_function: GO:0016705 - oxidoreductase activity, acting on paired donors, with incorporation or reduction of molecular oxygen [Evidence IEA];~go_function: GO:0020037 - heme binding [Evidence IEA];~go_process: GO:0055114 - oxidation-reduction process [Evidence IEA]), whose amino-acid sequence is MAIQTILIAAAAVVYFLVRYMNRTDVPKIKGIPEIPGVPLFGNLLQLGTQHAIVARKWAKSFGPVFQVRMGNKRVVFANSFDSVRQLWIKDQSALISRPTFHTFHSVVSSSQGFTIGTSPWDESCKRRRKAAATALNRPAVQSYMPIIDLECTASIKELFKDSQNGTRDINPKAYFQRFALNTSLTLNYGFRIEGNVNDELLHEIVNVERGVANFRSTSNNWQDYIPLLRIFPKQNREAQEFRERRDKYLSYLLEILKDRIAKGTDKPCITGNILKDPEAKLNEAEIKSICVTMVSAGLDTVPGNLVMGIAYLASEDGQRIQQKAYDEIMKVYPNGDAWEKCLVEEKVPYVSALVRETLRFWTVIPICLPRESTKDIEYNGATIPAGTTFFMNAWAADYDEDHFKMPEKFIPERYLDVGEGSGTPHYGYGAGSRMCAGSHLANRELFTAYIRLITAFTMHPSRDLADRPILDALECNEIPTGLTTEPKPFKVGFKPRDPVKLQQWIVESDERTKDL
- a CDS encoding putative C6 transcription factor (COG:K;~EggNog:ENOG410Q1AK;~InterPro:IPR036864,IPR000704,IPR007219,IPR001138;~PFAM:PF00172;~TransMembrane:3 (i275-297o309-330i546-564o);~go_component: GO:0005956 - protein kinase CK2 complex [Evidence IEA];~go_function: GO:0000981 - DNA-binding transcription factor activity, RNA polymerase II-specific [Evidence IEA];~go_function: GO:0003677 - DNA binding [Evidence IEA];~go_function: GO:0008270 - zinc ion binding [Evidence IEA];~go_function: GO:0019887 - protein kinase regulator activity [Evidence IEA];~go_process: GO:0006351 - transcription, DNA-templated [Evidence IEA];~go_process: GO:0006355 - regulation of transcription, DNA-templated [Evidence IEA]) is translated as MDSHPLESWERPPDDDLGDRDEARPRKRRRKYIAKACNECKRRKIKCNGQSPCQRCGRQRIDCVYESPPRTETSGENHETLDRLLTQMAAMQEQITSLTTAVHALTQNTLVSTATALPRSDVASQRPFRRHSSIKEKESVFQGPTTSAYSLDLAKSSLQRRGIVEEHPDVADAEDGDVDGDEADTAPSQVIPMAVAASPPRTRHHPSGDPLWTIGKSEALRLCRVYEEEMGVMYPVLDLSQLLHQVELLYGTESWPRVPVVQGNEEQLDSTAVHILRLVFACALTAEAAGSSALALSLFESVREVADNFVWGVAGIKNIIFLTLVAIFYFQIDEETLAWRTIGIVERMCLERGLHRRETLSQPSIAKAGKDRVLRLFWLIYILDIRWSFGTGMPFSLEDSDIDPWLPEPEEKTPYLRVMIRYSRIAAKVWKFISAFNNTNEIKKEEMNYLDWQVQRWTADIPPVLSINSDNVHEEPRSLRRLRSLLYLRANQLRMLIHRPVLHSAAHIAKYPAESQTVVELAKESIRFITNLNETTDIYRLQQVTFNWFLVSAVAVVFLAVTQAPTHFSTICKEEFYMALELIKGFSTRSYISQRLWKSIRSLRKLGPQLMHRPVQSQPEPEWRGGAAVPAERGDLGNVVEVAPSQSTGTQEQSPLDGAQMTRELMEWFEAVGNLETQIMGMAPEGFDAGWQRYDYGEELSSVMKDCF